The sequence atgtcctttttttttttttccctttttagttAATTTGGGAAACTTTTTATTGTTTAGTTACCGTattaaaatttgactaaatttatatatgtcaaattatgacatattattattattttgtagagGTATTAGTTAATTAACAAATTAGTGTTTTGAGATTTAATGAAGGTTAATTAATATTCATTGTATTTTACTctactaatttatgtattatatttattgaattcacattaaaaataaataaatatccaAAATTATTGTATCTTACTATATTAggtatcatatttattgattcatataaaaaataattatacataatgtataatgtatgtgtatgatttattataatatgttttttttgttgttgttatataATTCATTGTAAAATAGATTCaagaatttataatttattgttaaaaaataaagtcaTTTTTGTAGGAAATAAACTAAGAATAGTATTCCTTAGAATTTgttatttatgattaatttaaatatagGATTCGTTAATAGtttagaatttattatttgtgatatttatttaattatgtttaattagGGTTTGTTGGTTAATGAGATTTCCTAATCCTAGTTTAATTGGTTTTGAGGTTGCTTAGTACATATTGTCAATGTAGAGAAAGATACAAGAATTTTAAGGTTATCGAATAAAGTCTCCTACCCCTTTTATATAACTTCATATATTTCTCCATTATTAAATCTTACActtgtatataaaaaattattactttagggaattatattttcttcaaatatacatagtgtttattatttcataattaaatattatttattgtatttttactaaaaacatttatcatataagtaaaatagaaaatttcttaaaattatatataataatgactTCTCATAAAAAAGGtttcacaaaatcaacaatgacaAATTAAATACTTAAAGCATTTATGTGAATACAAAAAGAGATTATCTCACACGTACTTAAACAGATTTGTAGTGAAAATACTGAAACTTTTGAAAGCAATAAAACACTTTTAACTATACTCAAATTTaaacaaaagataataaaattatattttactaaattattttaaatatatttatacttttaaagaattattaatttataatatcaaTGGGACCATATAAATCATACAACGATattctgaaaatatattatcttatcaaaattaatgattttttttaattgaccCAAATCGGGACCagaaaaatattatgttaaagAAACTATTGTTTCACCAAACATAACTCAGAAAATATTAGGTCACATTGGTTGGGTTGAATTATGACATGACATTTGCCCATTGATACAAGTCATTTTGACACAAGCAACTTTGAAGACCTTTTAAGTTTTGATCAACTTGTCCATTTAACACCTCTAGGACTATCAGTTAAAATACACAAATTATAAAAAGACCTTTAAGCACTGCCATTCCATGACTCCATCGATAGTTCATCTAGCAACCTTCACCCCATCCCAGAATCACAGTTAGATTAGAATATACTAATCTTAGTAGCAATATACACAAATCTCCCACCCTGTTTATGTATATGCTCAGACACAAATGAAGCTCAACAAAAGCCATGAAACAATATACGCAAATAAATAAGcgaaaacataaataatacatCGCATAAGAGAAAGGGTATTGTCATAGAAAGCCAAAAAGGTAAGTCTCAACACAAAAGGAAAGCCATAGCATTCTAAATCACCTTAGCAACCATACATCCATCGTTTTGGAGCTAAAGGATTCGCAGATCCTAATAATACTTACTTAGATGTTTTTTACTCAAATATACTACTAATTAAgattcaaattataaaataactcCTCAAGATATCCTCGGTTCTCCAATCTGCAAAATTGTACAAACAATAAGCATCAACCACTTCgataagaaaagtaaaaaatacaatatataaattaaaattgaaagtaGTTATAGATGGACAAATTCCAGAACCCCTAAAAGGTGAAAGAGCACATGATCCCAAGCCTGCAGAATCCAGAAacaactactactactactcaATCCCAAACAAGCCACCTTTTATTATacagataaaaataaaaggtaCACATGCTCTCTATATTTGCCGGACATAAATTTCTTACATGACAAACATACTTCCGACTAACAAAAAGGAAGCCTTGACAATTCACTATCCTCCTAATTAAGTGCGAGACCTTATGCCTCAGAAATGGTTCAACTGATGTATGATTTCATGATGACAATGGTTGCAACAGTAGTAGACAAAAGCTTCCACAACATCAACTAGAGCCCCCCCTCTTAAAGGCAACAGATACCAGATGAAGGAAATGGAGAAGTTTGAGCATCATACTTGCTCTCTTACACTGAGAACTTCAATCAATGGATCTCAGACAAAGCCTTACGGAAATCTATCacgtaatttatttattttttaaaaaagaaaaacttaatatCAAATCAGATTCTTTTATCTAGACCCTGAACAGTGAAAATTAGGTCATGTAAGTACCAAAGGAAGAAGGAATAAGAAATCAGGTAGTTCCATTCACTTGCCTCAAAATATGAGCCACATATCCTAAGAGCAGAGGGATTCCAGGACTAACTGCATGGAACTTCATATTGCCATCTTCATTTCGATTCTTTGGTGAGGATCATAGCCAACAAGTTCAAAGTCAGCAGCAACAAAGGAATCTATGTCCTTTTTCAGCGGATTGATCTTCAGCACCTACACCCATTCAGAACCAACTGTAGTTAGAGAGGAAGAGATAGAGATTATATAACAGGGAAAAAAAAGTATTCCTTTACTTACTGGGAAAGGTCTAGGCAACTTCTGAAGCTGGTCTTGCAGAGGTCTGACATGATTGCGATAAACATGAGCATCTCCTAACACATGTATAAAGTCACCAGGAACTAGACCTGTAAAGAGAAGGTAGAGCAAAAAAACATGAGGCGAATAGTAAAACAGAAGGAACTGAAGTGGGATGGAGCCTGGATGTAGAATGACTAGTGAATGACCATCAAAAGATATGTCTCCAATATcaatatacatgaaaatttaCAAATCAAATGTTCAAAAGTTACATATCCTTTTTCAAGTTGGAACTGTATTTAAGAATACACGTACAAAGTAATTGGCCATCTCACCAAGCAGTACTACTTAGAAACTTAGCTAGAAGTATTAAGGCATAGGATTGTCTCATAAAGGACAAGGACTGAGTCTCATAAGAAGGGTAAAGTTCCATTTTCAAATGCCACACCTAGTAAATGAGTTTTGCAGTATATTTTTTGCTTAATCAGAATTCTTGACTAGTCACGTCTTTAAGCAGGTAGGAAATTTGCTAGTTATTACATAATGCGCATGAGAAATTAGCTATAGAGGTATCCTGACAGCATACCAGAGACATGAGCTATCATGCATGTCAGCAAGGCATAAGATGCAATGTTGAATGGCACTCCCAAACCCATATCGGCAGATCGCTGATACATCTGACAGGATAGCTCCCCATTGGCTACATAAAACTACAACCACAAGATGAAAGAGAAGATTAGTACATAAACAATAAGTTCTGCCATAAACAAAACCATGACAACACTAACCTGAGCAAACATATGACAAGGTGGGAGCGCCATCAGTTTAAGATCAGAAGGATTCCAAGCTGAAAGAATAATGCGTCGGTCATCTGGATTGTTTTTAACTTTGTTGATAACATCAGCCAATTGGTCAAACCCCTGGCCACTGTAGTCAGTATGCATGTCAATGTACCTGTATATAGCAGGTTCAATAGAACAAGTTACCACATAACTCTAGAGTTTTGACCAACTGTATGATGAGTAAGTTTTCAAAGACTGACCTGGCACCGAAATGTCTCCACTGAAACCCATATACTGGTCCCAAATCACCCTCTTCCCTATCCTTCAAGTCAATACTGAAACGGGATGCCAAAATTAAGATGGTTCAACATTTATAATAGACTTAATAGAAAGAAGAGATAAAATCTTACCTATCAAGATAATCTCTGGATGCATTGCCATCCCAAATATGAATGCCCTTCTCTTGTAGGACCTGAACTAAAAAAATCTTAGTTATGCCAGCTAAGGGTCagaaatcattaaaacattaatGGTAACTATCTCCGAGATGCCATAACAAATTGCACAAAGCATTATGGGCAAGGAAACAGAACCCAAATTATACAATCAGTGAGGAACAGAAAGAAACCTTAGCACTTGTTGATCCACTGATGAACCACAAGAGTTCTTCAATGACGCCTCTCCAGAAAACTCTCTGAAACCCAAAATAACATACAAAATAAGTTAAGTGATCTGCGATTGCAGTTCACATTGTAGTGGTAGGAAAAATTGGACACATATTATATAAAAGCACATTAAACtacaaacaaatatataacACGATACCTTTGTTGTAAGAAGGGGAAATGATCTGCGTAAATTGTATCTCATCTGCAGCAATAGTAAAACATCACAACATTATCACAGATACACCAAACAGGCATTAAATTACCCGTACATATAAACAGGGAAGGCAAATAGAGAAGACTTTGTTTGATATTCATCCGCACAAGGTTACGTGCAAAGCTTCTACCTTTCATTCCCTTTTTCTTATTCACATTATGATCAAATGTGAACCCTTCTCCAACCAAAATTTTACTTGCAGTACTCTCTTCTCCCAATTAAACATATTTGATGTGCTCACTTCTTCAAACACACCCAAAATAAAGGAAGAGACAAAAAAACATACAGAGCTGAACTTTTATCTTTGTTGAGAAAGACAACTGAATTTTATATACTTCTCATTACCTGGCAACCAAATTTCGACAAAGTACCAGTGCCTGTCCTGTCATCCTTTAGCATGCCATTCGAGATGATATCTTCAACCAGTCTCAGATACATGTATTCTTCATGTTTCTCAAATATCATTTTAGGcaagaaagaaaatgatttaaCCTCAATATCAGAAGAATCTGAACCATTCTCAGGAATCTCACTGTTTGACTGATTAACAGTTTCTACTCCGGAATTCTTCACACGAACATAGGTGGTAAAAGAATAGCGAATCTTGTTCTCAATCACAGGGAATGATGAGTACCAGGGTCGAAATACCGAGGTGTCAATAGCAGGAGTAAAAGTATCACATGCTATATCAGTCTCAATTTCAGTGATATGGACTGCATCACATCCATGAGCATTCAGGGAATCTCTGCATCAAGAAGAAGAATATGTTGAAAAACTAGCATTAAAGGTTAGACAAAAAAGAAAGCAGCAAGAAAGCTGACCTGAAAATCTCGCCACCTCCTATAACAAACACATTTTCAATAGAGAGACAATAAGGCGAGGCTGCCAATAGTTGCAAAGCAGAGCCTAAACTTCCACATATGACAACATTTTCTGCTGTAGCAATGTCAAAACTTCCTGAACGTGTGAGAACAACATTGAGGCGTCCAGGAAGAGGGCGATGTTCAATAGGAATACTTTCCCAAGTCTTTCTTCCCATGACAACAGCATTCCTTTTTGTAGGATCCGTTGTAGTCCCAGTGATACCCTTGAAGAACTTGAGATCTGTAGGCAGTCTCCAAGGCAACTTCCCCTCCTTACCAATTCCCATACTTTGAGTTGCAGCAACCACAACCTGGTAAGTCCGCTGTGGAGTAAAATGAGCATTGCCGTTACCATTGGAAACGCCTGTCTTTGTTTCACTGGCCATAACTGAGTAAGAGACCTGAAATGAACTGAATAATACTGATCTGCACCTAAGATCGACCGACCGGTTCTTGCCAAAACGCAATAAAACCTGAAATACACAATAGGCACCAAAATTATCAATGATGCGTTCTCAAAATGCAAGTAAATAGTCTACAAGGAGATGCAAACACGTTGAGTCAATGTGTTCAAAAGTTTAGACAAACAAATTTCAAGTTTATTACTGCTGTAtaggaaaaataataacttagaACAGGGATATATAACCAAATGCGACCTATTTTATCAATATAGAACAACTGCATATCTAATTATGTAATATTACCAATAAACATAGGAAAAGGTTAGAAATTTATCATGCAAGAGTTCAGGTACTACTATCTAATCGCCAATTATTCCAAGCAGGCAATAAATGGCTCCAGTCACTCATTCCAAGCAGGCAATAAACAGCACAAGCCACTCAACTGGCTTATTAGGCAGCCAAATATAATGGGTTAAGATAAACTATCAAGTATTAATGCAAAAAACACTGCTATTTGATTTCACTTATTCGTCACGAATTACCATAGAGAAACTAATTGagcaaattcaataaaaaattactctCATTGTACAAAAACCAGTAAAGGaactcaaatttattttgtttcaacaCCAAAGTTTCATCTCAGCTTTTTGCCATATCAATCTTCATTGTATAATTGCTCTCAACAAAGCTCTGGCATAAGTTGAAAAGAGGAAGAAACAACCAGAAATGGAAAAAACAAAGAGCATTGAAGATAATATGCTTGTAAACGGAAAGCCAAACTCTCTGTGGCAGGAAATGCGAACTTTCTATGGCAGGAAATGTGAACTTCCTATGGCAAAGTATTTTGTGGATAAGTGGTGTTATACATATTAGGCGCGTGTATAACACTTGACAAAATAGGTCCAGGATTCTCTTCGTAAGGGGTATTAGTTCCAGTCCAAAAAAGATTATGGGGGTAAAAGGATGCTTGTAAAGTTATAGTGTATAACTGAGTTTTCGGGATAAGTTTAGGGGGcaatttatgtatttatacCTCAGTTAAGCTAgagaaaattcaaattcaatttgaGAAAATTAACGAAGAACATGTCCCAGGAAGTCTGTAAAGAATGCCTCGAAAATTTAAGAGGCAACAGGACTCACACAACACGAACTACTCTCCACAGATGAAATTAACACAACTTAAAAtgttatcatataatcaattctcatttgactatttttttaacTGTACTTGACTACGACTAAGAATCAACAGAACACGTCACGACAAGCGTGTAACGGGAATGTAACAAGACTTTAAGAATTAACAGAACACGTCACGACAAGCGTAACGAATGTAAACAAGACTTTAAGAGTAAACAGAACACGTCACGACAAGCATGTAACGGGAATGTAACAAAGACTTTAAGAATTAACAGAACACGTCATGACATGCGTGTAACGACAATGTAGCAAGAATACAAactaaaattcatcataaagtcaatcctcaattaaaataatgaagaattCTAACGAAGCTTTTTTCATTTTACAGATTAAGGAAACAACACATctgagataaaaaaaaacatcttaaaAGGAAAATGCAGCAAGAAATTAGTAATGCCCAGAACTCACATGATCAGACATATTTTATAGATGACATCAGTCAAAACTAAAATGCATCATAAAATCAATCCTCAATTTAAAAAGCTGGAGAATTCTAACAAGGCTTCTCTCCACAGATGAAATTAACACAACTTGTTATCAGATAATCAATTCtcatttgactattttttttaactgtACTTGACTACGACTAAATTTAAGAATCAACAGAACACGTCACGACAAGCGTGTAACGGGACGTGACACGACTTTAAGAATAAACACACATCACGACAAGCGTGTAATGGATGTAACAAGACTTTAACAATTGACAGAACACGTCACGACAAGCGTATAACGACAATATAATAAGAATTTAAGAATCAACAGAACTAAAACGACACGAACCATTTTAATAGATGTAAACCATACACactaaaattcatcataaagtcaatcctcaattaaaaaaatgaagaattctGACAAAGCTTTTTCATTTTACAGATTAAGGAAACAACACATCTgaggttaaaaaaaaaatcttaaaaggaAAACGCAGCAAGAAATTAGTAATTCCCAGAGCTCACACAAAACGAACTAGAACTATTTTATAGATGAAATCAGTCAAAACTAAAATGCATCATAAAAATCAATCCTCAGTTTAAAAAACTGGAGAATTCTAACAAAGCTCTGATTAAGGAAACAAAACATCTGAGTGAAACACATCTCTAGAAAAGCTTAAAACAAAACGCAGTAAGAAAttaataatcatcatatgaaCAACTGCTTTTATCAATGAAATCAGTCAAAGCTAAAAGCAAcataaaatcaattttcaatttttaaaaacatagagAATTCTAACAAAGCTCTGATTAAGGAAACAAAACATCTGAGTGAAACACATCTCTAGAAAAGCTTAACACCAAATGCAGTAAGAAATTAATAATGAACAACTGTTTTTATCAATGAAATCAGTCAAAGCTAaaagcatcatgaaatcaattctcaattttttaaaaacatagagAATTCTAACAAAGTAACAAAAAAACACATCTCTAGAAAAGCTTAAAACAAAATGCAGTAAGAAACTAGTAATCATCAGAACTCACAACAACTACTTTTATCAATGAAATAGAGAATTCTAACAaagtttttgtttgtttttttactATTAAAGCAACAATAATACATAAACACATATCTAGAAAATCTTAAACAAAAAATGCATCAAAACTAAAATGCATCAGTGAGAAATTTACCGATCGGAAAACAAGAGGTGATATGACTGAAATTTTGAAGCGGTAGATCAGAGATTTAGGGTTGTAAAACtgtgagagaagagaaaaatatatagagAGGAGAAAACAAGAGGCGgtttttgaatattgtgagCAGTGAAATCAACCACAGTTTGATAAAAAGAGTAGAGAGGGGGGACTGGACTATAAATGGGAATAAACAAGCAAGGACTATGGAGCGAAAACTTCAAGAAAAATCCAAAACCACTCTTGACGCGGAGCAGCGCCATGCCATTTTTTccgtgaatttttttaaaacaataatccctttatttttctttaattaaatataatataaattgtttgtaaattttttcattttatattgattactcattatttttatttgactgCATTAGGAAAAACAAGTTCTAGTAATAATaatcttcacttttttttgtattaattatgtaaatgaggatcttttttaaaaattattaaatttatcttcttatttttttcctttttacaattataataaaaaagataattaactaatttcattgtaaaataaaaattggagttTTTACGCAACATAAAGATATTAATATCAGTTGTGAAAatttgtttgatcaattaaTTACAACAATTCATGGGATGTAATTAATTTTGACTAAGTAATTAAAGTATTTCTATAGCGATAAGGCGTAAATAACTAatctattaattaaaattgaaacttgactaATTTTGACCGATTAATTAAAGTTTCATTATTGCGATAACACGTGATTAATTGTTTGATTAATTAAAGCAATACATGGCACACAACCAACTTTGACTGATTATTGAAGTATTTCTATTG comes from Solanum pennellii chromosome 1, SPENNV200 and encodes:
- the LOC107008381 gene encoding bifunctional dihydrofolate reductase-thymidylate synthase-like, producing the protein MASETKTGVSNGNGNAHFTPQRTYQVVVAATQSMGIGKEGKLPWRLPTDLKFFKGITGTTTDPTKRNAVVMGRKTWESIPIEHRPLPGRLNVVLTRSGSFDIATAENVVICGSLGSALQLLAASPYCLSIENVFVIGGGEIFRDSLNAHGCDAVHITEIETDIACDTFTPAIDTSVFRPWYSSFPVIENKIRYSFTTYVRVKNSGVETVNQSNSEIPENGSDSSDIEVKSFSFLPKMIFEKHEEYMYLRLVEDIISNGMLKDDRTGTGTLSKFGCQMRYNLRRSFPLLTTKRVFWRGVIEELLWFISGSTSAKVLQEKGIHIWDGNASRDYLDSIDLKDREEGDLGPVYGFQWRHFGARYIDMHTDYSGQGFDQLADVINKVKNNPDDRRIILSAWNPSDLKLMALPPCHMFAQFYVANGELSCQMYQRSADMGLGVPFNIASYALLTCMIAHVSGLVPGDFIHVLGDAHVYRNHVRPLQDQLQKLPRPFPVLKINPLKKDIDSFVAADFELVGYDPHQRIEMKMAI